A stretch of Pyrenophora tritici-repentis strain M4 chromosome 7, whole genome shotgun sequence DNA encodes these proteins:
- a CDS encoding HHT1, Histones H3 and H4 — MARTKPRPKVTGKAGRGGPDGKTVTGGKPAQKALASKARRQVAGKSTRKAPVAVKKKRKFKAGTVALREIKRYQRGFELLLRKLPFSRVVREFAQVHKADIRFQRSAIEALQEATEAFLVGYFEDCNINAIHAKRVTIQEKDSQLARRYFARELLAFL; from the exons ATGGCAAGGACAAAACCACGGCCTAAGGTCACCGGTAAAGCCGGCCGGGGTGGTCCTGATGGCAAGACAGTTACTGGCGGCAAGCCGGCTCAGAAGGCCCTTGCTAGTAAGGCTAGACGTCAAGTAGCAGGAAAGTCTACGCGAAAGGCACCTGTAGCTgttaagaagaagcgcaagtttaAGGCAGGCA CTGTCGCATTACGGGAAATCAAGAGATACCAGAGAGGTTTTGAACTACTCTTGCGAAAACTCCCCTTTTCCCGCGTAGTGCGCGAATTTGCACAGGTGCACAAGGCCGATATCCGCTTTCAACGATCTGCAATCGAAGCTCTTCAGGAAGCTACAGAAGCTTTCTTAGTTGGTTATTTTGAGG ACTGCAACATCAATGCTATTCACGCAAAGAGGGTTACTATTCAAGAGAAGGATTCTCAATTGGCTAGGCGCTACTTTGCGCGCGAGTTACTAGCTTTTCTCTAG